One Clavelina lepadiformis chromosome 1, kaClaLepa1.1, whole genome shotgun sequence genomic region harbors:
- the LOC143453279 gene encoding thialysine N-epsilon-acetyltransferase-like: MTLDYVIRKAKEEDFVYIYEMIRVMAAYERMENQVKMTLEKLIKDGFGDHPLYHALVAESSDGAIIGYSIFNYAYSPRLGRQVYIEDIMVLKEFRREGIGKEFIKMANQIALSEGCVECKLSCLKWNIPAMSLYKKLGFRNETETKNLLFFRFDLSEMTKITEI; this comes from the coding sequence ATGACCCTGGATTATGTTATTCGAAAAGCCAAAGAAGAAGACTTTGTCTATATTTATGAAATGATCAGAGTGATGGCGGCTTATGAGAGAATGGAAAATCAGGTCAAAATGACCCTTGAAAAACTCATAAAAGATGGATTTGGTGATCATCCACTTTATCATGCACTTGTTGCTGAATCCTCTGATGGTGCTATCATAGGATattcaattttcaattatGCGTATTCACCAAGACTTGGACGTCAAGTGTATATTGAAGACATTATGGTTCTCAAAGAATTTAGGCGTGAAGGAATAGGAAAAGAGTTTATTAAAATGGCAAACCAAATTGCTTTGTCTGAAGGTTGCGTAGAATGCAAGCTATCTTGTTTGAAATGGAACATTCCTGCCATGAGTTTGTACAAAAAACTTGGTTTCAGAAATGAAACTGAGACAAAGAACTTGCTTTTTTTCAGATTTGATCTTTCtgaaatgacaaaaataactGAAATTTAG
- the LOC143453271 gene encoding uncharacterized protein LOC143453271 — protein sequence MTDKTNIVGSSKAKANALMKSGKYLEAIMEYSEGIAMQPSNPVLYSNRSLAFLKVDQYFFALKDAETTIRLVPDWAKGYYRKGQAEQAAEMYALAIATYESGLRLCPCDEMLLKSLEEAKKLQQKIFAQRRATLRRYTIVAGVIGCLLVIGDMWQPQFSFFRYPWLRGIVLTCFPIIGYLLASLILSFQRSSKAILLNPPPELLSGSNIDYNSVGTNSSLSGGTCANMQQHQSSSLTKSE from the coding sequence ATGActgataaaacaaatattgttGGCTCTTCTAAAGCAAAAGCAAATGCTCTTATGAAGAGTGGAAAGTACTTAGAAGCAATAATGGAATACTCAGAGGGCATAGCAATGCAACCTTCCAACCCAGTGCTATATAGTAACAGATCACTAGCATTCCTAAAAGTTGATCagtatttttttgctttaaaagatGCTGAAACTACAATTCGTTTGGTTCCAGATTGGGCAAAAGGCTATTACAGGAAAGGACAGGCAGAGCAGGCTGCTGAGATGTATGCTTTGGCCATTGCAACATATGAAAGTGGACTGAGGTTATGTCCTTGTGATGAAATGCTTCTAAAATCCTTGGAAGAGGCAAAGAAATTGCAGCAGAAAATTTTTGCACAGAGACGTGCAACTTTAAGACGTTATACAATTGTTGCTGGAGTTATTGGTTGTTTGCTTGTCATTGGTGACATGTGGCAACCCCAGTTTTCATTCTTTCGATACCCATGGTTACGGGGAATAGTTTTAACTTGTTTTCCTATCATAGGGTATCTTTTAGCTTCCCTGATTTTATCATTCCAGCGTTCAAGCAAAGCTATTTTACTTAATCCACCACCTGAATTGCTTTCTGGTTCAAACATAGATTACAACTCGGTTGGTACAAATTCATCATTATCTGGTGGCACATGTGCAAATATGCAACAACACCAAAGTTCTTCGCTAACCAAGTCAGAATAG